One window of the Mycobacteriales bacterium genome contains the following:
- a CDS encoding Lsr2 family protein: MAQRVQVLLVCDLHDDDTEGTETIRFALDGAGFEIDVCAQHAAQLRDSFAPYVGVARRTGRIAGSGGRRARGSAGVDPAAVRAWARSSGIKVNERGRIPADIIEQYTAAGH; this comes from the coding sequence ATGGCTCAGCGAGTACAGGTTCTGCTGGTTTGTGATCTCCATGACGACGACACCGAGGGCACCGAGACGATTCGGTTCGCATTGGATGGCGCCGGTTTCGAGATCGACGTGTGTGCACAGCACGCCGCGCAGTTGCGCGACTCCTTCGCGCCTTACGTCGGCGTTGCACGACGTACCGGACGGATCGCGGGATCGGGTGGGCGCCGGGCACGCGGATCGGCCGGCGTCGACCCGGCCGCGGTGCGAGCCTGGGCCAGGTCGTCGGGCATCAAGGTCAACGAGCGCGGGCGTATCCCGGCAGACATCATCGAGCAGTACACCGCCGCGGGCCACTGA
- the lysX gene encoding bifunctional lysylphosphatidylglycerol synthetase/lysine--tRNA ligase LysX, whose amino-acid sequence MSRLEGGSDGDATAGDHALSEQQLIRREKLARLQAAGAEGYPVKVPRTTTNAAIRAAHPDLAPDTETGEQVSIAGRVVLKRDGGKLCFATLRDGTDDLQVMLSLDRVGADRLEDWKRDVDLGDHVSVDGEVVASRRGELSVMAGAWRMASKALRPLPEKWAGISDDEERVRRRYLDLVVNADARELVHARATVLRSLRATLDARGYVEVETPILQTLHGGASARPFQTHLNAFDLPMYLRIALELWLKRLVVGGVERVYEIGRIFRNEGVDTTHSPEFTMLEAYEAYGDYDTMAELTRELVLDAATALGTTTVRGSDGTDIDLTAPWQTVTVFGAISEALGTEVTVETPKAELIRLAASRDVALRPDWDEGEIVLELYEQLVEDRLIQPTFVRDYPASVRPLARPHRDDPRLSEAWDLIINGVELAPAYSELVDPIEQRRRLTEQSAKAAGGNAEAMQLDEDFLRALEHGAPPMGGMGLGVDRLVMLLTGVNIREAITFPLLRPE is encoded by the coding sequence ATGTCCAGGCTCGAAGGCGGTAGCGACGGCGACGCGACGGCCGGGGACCACGCCCTGTCCGAGCAGCAGCTGATCCGTCGCGAGAAGCTCGCCCGCCTGCAAGCCGCGGGCGCGGAGGGCTACCCGGTCAAGGTGCCGCGCACCACGACCAACGCGGCGATCCGCGCGGCACATCCCGACCTCGCTCCCGACACCGAGACCGGCGAGCAGGTCAGCATCGCGGGCCGCGTCGTACTCAAACGCGACGGCGGCAAGCTCTGCTTCGCGACCTTGCGCGACGGCACCGACGACCTGCAGGTCATGCTGTCGCTGGACCGCGTCGGCGCGGATCGGCTCGAGGACTGGAAGCGCGACGTCGATCTCGGCGACCACGTCAGCGTCGACGGGGAAGTCGTGGCGAGCCGGCGAGGCGAGCTCTCGGTCATGGCCGGCGCGTGGCGCATGGCGAGCAAGGCACTGCGGCCCCTGCCCGAGAAGTGGGCCGGGATCTCCGACGACGAGGAGCGGGTTCGCCGCCGCTACCTCGACCTGGTCGTCAACGCCGACGCCCGCGAGCTCGTCCATGCCCGGGCGACGGTGCTGCGGTCGTTGCGCGCTACGCTCGACGCCCGTGGCTACGTCGAGGTGGAGACCCCGATCCTGCAGACGCTGCACGGCGGGGCGTCGGCGCGGCCGTTCCAGACGCATCTCAACGCCTTCGACCTTCCGATGTATCTGCGGATCGCGCTCGAGCTGTGGCTGAAGCGTCTCGTCGTGGGCGGCGTCGAGCGGGTCTACGAGATCGGCCGGATCTTCCGCAACGAGGGCGTCGACACGACACACAGCCCCGAGTTCACGATGCTCGAGGCATATGAGGCGTACGGCGACTACGACACGATGGCCGAGCTCACCCGCGAGCTGGTGCTCGACGCGGCGACCGCGCTCGGTACGACGACGGTACGCGGGTCCGATGGCACCGACATCGACCTCACCGCGCCGTGGCAGACCGTCACCGTGTTCGGCGCCATCAGCGAGGCGCTCGGGACCGAGGTGACGGTCGAGACGCCCAAGGCGGAGCTCATCCGCCTCGCGGCGTCGCGAGACGTCGCATTGCGCCCGGACTGGGACGAGGGCGAGATCGTGCTCGAGCTCTACGAGCAGCTCGTCGAGGACCGGCTGATCCAGCCGACGTTCGTGCGCGACTACCCGGCGTCGGTCCGGCCGCTGGCCAGACCGCATCGCGACGACCCGCGGCTGTCCGAGGCGTGGGACCTCATCATCAACGGAGTCGAGCTCGCCCCGGCGTACTCGGAGCTCGTCGACCCCATCGAGCAACGGCGCCGGCTGACCGAACAGTCGGCAAAGGCGGCCGGCGGCAACGCCGAGGCGATGCAGCTCGACGAGGACTTCCTGCGCGCGCTCGAACACGGCGCCCCGCCGATGGGCGGGATGGGACTCGGTGTCGACCGGCTGGTGATGCTGCTGACCGGCGTCAACATTCGCGAAGCCATTACATTCCCGCTGCTGCGCCCGGAATAG
- a CDS encoding type III pantothenate kinase: MLLAIDVGNTNTVIGCFHGERLIESWRIKTDTRATADELALLLRGLLSDSPSPDGIAACSTVPAVLHELRGVFARYYAQVPAVIVEPGVKTGVPLMYDNPREVGADRIVNSLAAFHLYGGPAVVVDFGTSTNFDVISEKGEFLGGALAPGIEISVDALAARGARLFKVELARPRAVIGKSTVEALQSGMVYGFAGQIDGLVRRISEEMDADPVVIATGGLASLVIDECETVTEHEPDLTLIGLRLVFERNCA; encoded by the coding sequence GTGCTGCTGGCGATCGACGTCGGCAACACCAACACCGTCATCGGCTGCTTCCACGGCGAGCGGCTCATCGAGTCGTGGCGGATCAAGACCGACACCCGGGCGACCGCCGACGAGCTGGCGTTGCTGTTACGCGGCCTGCTGTCGGACTCGCCGTCACCTGACGGCATCGCCGCCTGCTCGACGGTGCCCGCCGTCCTGCACGAGCTGCGCGGCGTGTTCGCGCGCTATTACGCGCAGGTGCCGGCGGTCATCGTCGAACCCGGCGTGAAGACCGGCGTCCCGCTGATGTACGACAACCCGCGTGAGGTCGGTGCCGACCGCATCGTGAACTCCCTGGCCGCCTTCCACCTCTACGGCGGGCCGGCGGTCGTCGTCGACTTCGGCACCTCGACCAACTTCGACGTCATCAGTGAGAAGGGCGAGTTCCTGGGTGGAGCGCTCGCACCTGGCATCGAGATCTCCGTGGACGCCCTGGCCGCACGTGGTGCACGGCTGTTCAAGGTCGAGCTGGCCCGGCCGCGCGCGGTGATCGGCAAGAGCACCGTCGAGGCGCTGCAGTCGGGAATGGTCTACGGCTTCGCCGGCCAGATCGACGGCCTGGTCCGGCGGATCAGCGAGGAGATGGACGCCGATCCCGTGGTCATCGCGACCGGCGGCCTCGCGTCACTGGTCATCGACGAGTGCGAGACGGTGACCGAGCATGAGCCGGACCTCACGCTGATCGGTCTGCGGCTCGTCTTCGAGCGCAACTGCGCCTGA
- the panD gene encoding aspartate 1-decarboxylase produces MFRTMLKSKLHRATVTQADLHYVGSVTIDEDLMDAADLLPGEQVAIVDINNGSRLETYVIAGPRGSGVIGINGAAARLVHEGDLVIIISYCTVTDAEARELSPRVVFVDSENRIVGTGSDPAEALAGMDAVRGDAVYGAAVAGN; encoded by the coding sequence ATGTTCCGCACCATGCTCAAGAGCAAGCTGCACCGCGCCACGGTGACGCAGGCCGACTTGCACTATGTCGGGTCGGTCACGATCGACGAGGATCTGATGGACGCGGCGGATCTGCTGCCCGGCGAGCAGGTGGCGATCGTCGACATCAACAACGGATCGCGGCTCGAGACGTACGTGATCGCCGGTCCGCGCGGCAGCGGCGTCATCGGCATCAACGGTGCGGCGGCGCGGCTGGTCCACGAAGGCGACCTCGTCATCATCATCAGCTACTGCACGGTGACCGACGCCGAAGCGCGTGAGCTCAGCCCGCGTGTCGTGTTCGTGGACTCCGAGAATCGCATCGTCGGGACCGGGAGTGACCCGGCGGAGGCGCTCGCCGGGATGGACGCGGTGCGCGGCGACGCCGTCTACGGCGCCGCAGTCGCCGGCAACTGA
- the panC gene encoding pantoate--beta-alanine ligase, with protein sequence MSDVVVASSRAQLRTARAALPGRVAVVMTMGALHDGHAQLMDVAREHADHVIVTIFVNPKQFGAGEDLDRYPRTLDADLVVCAAHGADVVFAPAVEEVYPADEQVPAVSAGVLATVLEGAHRPGHFDGVVTVVSRLLDLVRPDVAVFGEKDAQQLAVIRRMVAAQGRAVEIVGVPTVREPDGLAMSSRNRYLSAGERAAALSLSKALAAGVERQAEGAEAVLDAAHAVLDAAPGIVVDYLAIVDTETWQPPRDRTRFGKILVAARVGGTRLIDNMDVRLGTRVGLKET encoded by the coding sequence ATGAGCGACGTCGTCGTCGCGTCGAGCCGGGCGCAGCTTCGTACGGCGCGGGCGGCGTTGCCCGGTCGGGTCGCGGTCGTGATGACCATGGGGGCGCTGCACGACGGTCACGCGCAGCTGATGGACGTCGCGCGCGAGCACGCCGACCACGTGATCGTGACGATCTTCGTCAACCCGAAGCAGTTCGGTGCCGGAGAGGATCTCGACCGCTACCCACGAACGTTGGACGCGGATCTCGTGGTCTGCGCGGCGCACGGCGCCGACGTCGTGTTCGCTCCTGCGGTGGAGGAGGTCTATCCGGCCGACGAGCAGGTGCCGGCCGTCTCGGCCGGCGTGCTCGCGACGGTGCTGGAAGGCGCGCATCGGCCGGGGCACTTCGACGGCGTCGTGACTGTCGTCTCCCGGCTGCTCGACCTGGTCCGGCCCGACGTGGCGGTCTTCGGAGAGAAAGACGCCCAGCAGCTCGCGGTGATCCGCCGGATGGTCGCCGCCCAAGGCCGCGCGGTCGAGATCGTCGGCGTACCGACCGTGCGGGAGCCGGACGGCCTGGCCATGTCGAGCCGCAACCGATACCTCAGCGCCGGCGAGCGAGCCGCCGCACTCTCGCTGTCGAAGGCGCTGGCCGCCGGTGTCGAGCGCCAGGCCGAGGGCGCCGAGGCGGTGCTCGACGCGGCGCATGCGGTGCTCGACGCCGCGCCGGGGATCGTCGTGGACTACCTCGCGATCGTCGACACCGAGACCTGGCAGCCGCCGCGTGACCGAACCCGGTTCGGAAAGATTTTGGTGGCCGCCCGCGTCGGCGGCACCAGATTGATTGACAATATGGACGTACGCCTCGGCACCCGCGTTGGGCTGAAGGAGACCTAG
- a CDS encoding DUF2520 domain-containing protein yields MTTPADRPARLAVGVISAGRVGAVLGAALARAGHRVEAVAAVSDASRRRADALLPGVAIRPPDEVAAAVDLLLLAVPDDSLGPLVGGLAAAGAVRRGSLVAHTSGAHGIRLLDPLAEVGALPLALHPVMTFTGTEVDLQRLDGAAFGVTSDEVLRPVAETLVLEMGGEPSWIAEELRPLYHAALAFGANQLVTLVSQSADLLSAAGVEAPQRMLGPLLGAALDNALRSGDRALTGPVARGDAGTVSVHLSTLVERAPETVDAYVALSRLTAGRALAAGLLDVEKAADLLDALATRKQS; encoded by the coding sequence ATGACGACGCCAGCGGATCGGCCTGCCCGGCTCGCGGTCGGTGTGATCAGCGCCGGGCGGGTCGGCGCGGTGCTGGGGGCCGCGCTCGCCCGGGCCGGTCACCGCGTCGAGGCGGTCGCCGCGGTCTCCGATGCCAGCCGTCGTCGCGCCGACGCTCTGCTTCCGGGCGTGGCGATCCGGCCGCCCGACGAGGTCGCGGCGGCAGTCGACCTGTTGCTGCTCGCCGTCCCGGACGACTCGCTCGGCCCGCTCGTCGGCGGCCTCGCCGCCGCCGGCGCGGTACGCCGCGGCAGCCTGGTGGCGCACACCAGCGGGGCGCACGGCATCCGGCTGCTCGACCCACTGGCAGAGGTCGGGGCGTTGCCGCTTGCGCTCCACCCGGTGATGACCTTCACCGGCACCGAGGTGGATCTGCAACGCCTCGACGGCGCGGCATTCGGCGTGACCAGTGACGAGGTGCTGCGGCCGGTCGCGGAGACCCTCGTCCTCGAGATGGGGGGCGAGCCGTCGTGGATCGCCGAGGAGCTGCGCCCGCTCTACCACGCCGCGCTGGCGTTCGGCGCGAACCAGCTGGTCACGCTGGTCAGCCAGTCGGCCGACCTGCTCAGCGCCGCGGGCGTCGAAGCGCCGCAGCGAATGCTGGGCCCACTTCTCGGAGCGGCGCTCGACAACGCCTTGCGAAGCGGCGACCGCGCCTTGACCGGTCCGGTCGCGCGCGGTGACGCCGGGACCGTCAGCGTCCACTTGTCGACCCTTGTTGAACGTGCACCGGAAACGGTCGACGCCTACGTCGCGCTGTCGCGACTCACGGCGGGACGTGCGCTCGCGGCGGGCCTGCTCGACGTCGAGAAGGCCGCCGACCTGCTCGACGCGCTCGCCACCCGGAAGCAGTCATGA
- a CDS encoding SAM-dependent methyltransferase gives MTTRWRTWREAMTDALYGDRGFYTVTGVAARHFRTAAHTGSTWTDAIAELAGRVDDALGNPDDFTVVDVGAGAGEVLAGLAQVAPARWSLTGVDVADRPSELPTRVGWQRQFPNAVRGLVVALELLDVIPVDVVELGDDVPQIVEVDEDGTERLGAPACADDRDWLARWWPLRLRGDRAEIGAPRDRLWRELTDGLEAGLAAAVDYAANPQEHVAGTLSGYRNGRHRDPVPDGSMDLTAHVLFESMRRDGDLLLTQREALRRLGVDASPPEYDADPSHYLAELTRATEVAELLNPEGLGGFTWLLHPVGIAPLPLG, from the coding sequence GTGACGACTCGTTGGCGTACCTGGCGCGAAGCGATGACGGACGCGCTCTACGGCGACCGGGGCTTCTACACCGTGACCGGGGTGGCGGCGCGCCACTTCCGTACGGCGGCGCACACCGGATCGACCTGGACCGATGCGATCGCCGAGTTGGCCGGGCGGGTGGACGACGCGCTCGGCAACCCTGACGACTTCACCGTCGTCGACGTCGGCGCCGGCGCAGGCGAGGTGCTTGCCGGACTCGCGCAGGTCGCACCGGCCCGATGGTCGTTGACCGGCGTCGATGTCGCAGACCGGCCCTCCGAGCTGCCGACGCGAGTCGGCTGGCAGCGCCAGTTCCCCAACGCGGTCCGAGGTCTCGTGGTCGCCCTCGAGCTGCTCGACGTCATCCCGGTCGACGTCGTCGAGCTCGGCGACGACGTACCGCAGATCGTGGAGGTCGACGAGGACGGCACCGAGCGGCTCGGCGCCCCCGCCTGCGCCGACGACCGCGACTGGCTCGCCCGCTGGTGGCCGCTACGACTGCGAGGTGACCGCGCGGAGATCGGGGCGCCCCGCGACCGTCTGTGGCGAGAGCTCACCGACGGCCTCGAAGCCGGACTCGCCGCCGCGGTCGACTATGCCGCCAACCCGCAGGAGCACGTCGCCGGCACGTTGTCCGGCTACCGCAACGGCCGTCATCGGGACCCTGTCCCCGACGGCTCCATGGACCTGACCGCACACGTGTTGTTCGAGTCGATGCGGCGCGACGGCGATCTGCTGCTCACCCAGCGCGAAGCGCTTCGCCGGCTCGGTGTCGACGCGAGCCCCCCGGAGTACGACGCCGATCCCAGCCACTACCTCGCCGAGCTCACCCGTGCCACCGAGGTCGCCGAGCTGCTCAACCCCGAGGGGTTGGGCGGCTTCACCTGGCTGCTTCACCCGGTCGGCATCGCGCCGCTACCGCTCGGGTAG
- a CDS encoding MmcQ/YjbR family DNA-binding protein: protein MASGEEVREFCLTLPRTTLGLVRGSARYRIGRIVYAGVSRDEELLGFAFPKQERDGLVASEPEKFQLPRPADLRYNWVHGRLAVIALDELHELLVDAWTMCVPKSVDREYRLTHGWPLPER from the coding sequence ATGGCGTCCGGCGAGGAGGTTCGGGAGTTCTGTCTCACCCTGCCGCGCACGACTCTCGGCCTCGTCCGTGGCAGTGCCCGCTACCGCATCGGGCGCATCGTCTACGCAGGGGTCTCCCGCGACGAGGAGCTGTTGGGCTTCGCATTTCCCAAGCAGGAGCGGGACGGGCTCGTCGCGTCCGAGCCGGAGAAGTTCCAGCTGCCTCGGCCGGCTGACCTCCGCTACAACTGGGTCCACGGCCGGCTGGCCGTCATCGCGCTCGACGAGCTCCACGAGCTGCTGGTCGACGCCTGGACGATGTGTGTCCCCAAGAGCGTCGACCGCGAGTACCGGCTCACGCACGGCTGGCCGCTACCCGAGCGGTAG
- a CDS encoding response regulator transcription factor, whose product MIRVVLADDQTLVREGLTLMLGLMDGIEVVGVAADGEAAVAAVEDQHPDVALLDLRMPRVDGVEATRRLRARAPEVEVVVLTTYADDESVMSALRAGARGYLTKDASAEEIEKAIRDAAAGRTRLDATVQERLVELVTSGTAPATPGESPVPPGGALTERETEVVQLMAQGLSNRDIAARLFVTEATVKTHVNNVFSKLDVSDRAAAVAWAFRAGLAT is encoded by the coding sequence GTGATTCGCGTCGTGCTCGCCGACGACCAGACCCTTGTCCGGGAGGGCCTCACTTTGATGCTCGGACTCATGGACGGCATCGAGGTGGTGGGCGTGGCCGCCGACGGCGAGGCGGCGGTCGCCGCGGTCGAGGACCAGCACCCCGACGTCGCTCTGCTCGACCTGCGGATGCCGCGCGTCGACGGCGTCGAGGCTACGCGACGGCTGCGGGCACGGGCGCCTGAGGTCGAGGTGGTGGTCCTCACGACGTACGCCGACGACGAGTCGGTGATGTCGGCTCTCCGCGCGGGCGCGCGCGGCTACCTCACCAAGGACGCGAGTGCCGAGGAGATCGAGAAGGCGATCCGCGACGCCGCTGCCGGCCGTACGCGCTTGGACGCAACGGTTCAGGAGCGGCTTGTCGAGCTGGTCACCTCCGGTACCGCGCCCGCGACACCGGGGGAGAGCCCGGTGCCGCCGGGCGGCGCGCTCACCGAACGCGAGACCGAGGTGGTGCAGCTGATGGCGCAAGGGCTGTCCAACCGGGACATCGCAGCGCGACTGTTCGTGACCGAGGCGACGGTGAAGACGCACGTCAACAACGTCTTCAGCAAGCTCGACGTGAGCGACCGTGCCGCCGCGGTCGCATGGGCGTTTCGCGCCGGACTCGCGACGTAG
- a CDS encoding sensor histidine kinase: protein MGGRTDCTPSDCGPDRMDPLLTQHWPGSARLVLRNLLAILMVVETVTGLGGLSTGYVVLSLGLMALVVAAATSFTHRRIGDWKDIVAMCLMVGAGAGLNVLSGHTQVYLCGYTAVFVAMYWYRLPWSLIPASLGVVAVGLSTAYVGRYDPLGGLGQAAGALGLGTAMAFRRRAVRANWRNRELSDELRDSREAEQRNAIAAERARLAREFHDVLAHTLSSLSLHLESTRVLAKSRDVDAEVLERIDRAVALARTGLVEARDAVGTLRDDALPGPARLPALVADFERDTGLTVHFAQTGTPGELAAEARVAVFRAAQEALTNVVKHAQATEVDVSFAWQPHEAVLRVSDNGKGAETPRAAGAGNGLRGMRERAELAGGSVSAGPGDTGYVVEVRLPLVAASVS from the coding sequence ATGGGCGGACGAACGGACTGCACGCCGAGTGACTGCGGGCCGGACAGGATGGATCCGCTGCTGACCCAGCACTGGCCGGGGTCGGCGCGGCTGGTGCTGCGCAACCTGCTGGCGATCCTCATGGTCGTCGAGACCGTCACCGGGCTCGGCGGTCTGTCGACCGGCTACGTCGTGCTCAGTCTCGGGCTGATGGCGTTGGTGGTTGCCGCGGCGACGAGCTTCACCCATCGCCGCATTGGTGACTGGAAGGACATCGTCGCCATGTGCCTGATGGTCGGCGCTGGCGCCGGGCTCAACGTTCTCAGTGGTCACACCCAGGTCTATCTGTGCGGCTACACGGCGGTGTTCGTCGCGATGTACTGGTACCGCCTGCCGTGGAGTCTGATTCCCGCGAGCCTCGGTGTCGTCGCGGTCGGCCTGTCGACGGCGTACGTCGGGCGCTACGACCCGCTCGGCGGGCTCGGCCAGGCAGCCGGGGCCCTCGGGCTGGGTACGGCGATGGCGTTCCGACGTCGGGCGGTGCGGGCGAACTGGCGAAACCGCGAGCTTTCCGACGAGCTTCGCGACAGTCGCGAGGCGGAACAGCGAAACGCGATCGCGGCAGAGCGTGCCCGGCTCGCCCGCGAGTTCCATGACGTGCTTGCCCACACGTTGTCGAGCCTGTCGCTGCATCTGGAGTCGACGCGCGTGCTTGCCAAGTCGCGCGACGTCGACGCAGAGGTGCTGGAGCGCATCGACCGTGCGGTCGCCCTCGCGCGCACCGGTCTGGTCGAGGCGCGGGACGCGGTCGGCACGCTGCGCGATGACGCCCTGCCCGGCCCCGCTCGGTTGCCGGCGCTCGTCGCGGACTTCGAGCGCGACACCGGGCTGACCGTGCACTTCGCGCAGACCGGTACGCCGGGCGAGCTCGCAGCGGAGGCGCGCGTGGCGGTGTTTCGTGCCGCGCAGGAGGCGCTGACCAATGTGGTCAAGCACGCGCAGGCGACCGAGGTCGACGTCTCCTTCGCTTGGCAGCCCCACGAGGCCGTGCTGCGGGTCAGTGACAACGGCAAAGGCGCCGAGACGCCGCGAGCGGCAGGTGCCGGCAACGGGCTGCGCGGGATGCGCGAACGCGCCGAGCTCGCCGGCGGCAGCGTGAGTGCCGGTCCCGGAGACACTGGGTACGTGGTGGAGGTGAGACTGCCGCTCGTTGCGGCAAGCGTGTCGTGA
- a CDS encoding ABC transporter ATP-binding protein, with translation MPAILVEDLRKSYGAVHAVAGASFTVNEGECVALLGPNGAGKTTTLEVLEGYLPRDGGRVEVLGVDPQHATRAWREQIGIVLQGTAVDPYLTVRETLTRSAGFYRAPRDVDEVIELVGLAEKKDSRINKLSGGQQRRLDVAYGIIGNPKLLFLDEPTTGFDPSARRGAWDLVKDLRTLGTTIILTTHYMDEAQALADNIVVLGGGRVVATGTPDSLGGRDTAALQIRFRLPSEVDPASLPVPVTVDHHGFCEVTTTDDIRVLNTLTGWALKQRVPLEGLVASRPSLEDTYLALVGHDVLDEALTPATSGASS, from the coding sequence ATGCCAGCGATCCTCGTGGAGGACCTCCGCAAGAGCTACGGGGCGGTTCACGCCGTAGCGGGTGCCAGCTTCACCGTCAACGAGGGTGAGTGCGTGGCTCTGCTCGGCCCGAACGGGGCCGGCAAGACGACCACCCTCGAGGTGCTCGAGGGCTACCTGCCCCGCGACGGCGGGCGAGTCGAGGTCCTCGGCGTCGACCCGCAACACGCCACCCGTGCGTGGCGCGAGCAGATCGGCATCGTGCTGCAGGGCACCGCCGTCGACCCGTACCTGACCGTTCGCGAGACGCTGACCCGCAGCGCCGGGTTCTATCGCGCGCCGCGCGACGTCGACGAGGTCATCGAGCTGGTCGGCCTCGCCGAGAAGAAGGACTCCCGGATCAACAAGCTCTCCGGAGGTCAGCAACGCCGGCTCGACGTCGCCTACGGGATCATCGGAAACCCGAAGCTGCTGTTCCTCGACGAGCCGACGACCGGGTTCGACCCTTCCGCGCGCCGCGGCGCTTGGGACCTCGTGAAGGACCTGCGAACGCTCGGGACGACCATCATCCTGACCACCCACTACATGGACGAGGCACAGGCGCTCGCCGACAACATCGTGGTGCTCGGAGGCGGCCGGGTCGTCGCCACCGGGACCCCGGACTCGCTCGGCGGTCGAGACACTGCCGCACTCCAGATCCGGTTCCGCCTGCCGTCGGAAGTGGACCCGGCGAGCCTGCCCGTGCCCGTGACGGTCGACCACCACGGGTTCTGCGAGGTCACGACCACCGACGACATCAGAGTCCTCAACACCCTCACCGGCTGGGCGCTGAAACAACGAGTGCCGCTCGAAGGGCTGGTGGCCAGCCGGCCGAGCCTCGAGGACACCTACCTCGCCCTCGTCGGCCACGACGTACTCGACGAAGCACTCACCCCAGCGACCAGCGGAGCAAGCTCATGA
- a CDS encoding ABC transporter permease, whose translation MTDIALVGTQIRYEQKSYWRNPLAAGFTFLFPLVLFFILVGVTKGSTDTKDLGKGVHLAQYLTPSVLSYAVMSACFMSVAMTLVRQREAGVLKRLRGTPAPSWAVIGGVIGNAVIVATALSAISIVFAVVAYGVSFPAKDILPTVVTIALAAVAFCALGVAISSVIPNVDSGPAIVNVPYFLLVFISGTYFPISGTMAHIAAWLPLRPFIVALYYHGAFSPLNSGSAWAWHQLGSLALWGIGSTIFAVRHFQWTPRKG comes from the coding sequence ATGACAGACATCGCACTCGTCGGCACCCAGATCCGTTACGAGCAGAAGAGCTACTGGCGCAACCCGCTGGCGGCAGGCTTCACGTTCCTGTTCCCGCTCGTGCTCTTCTTCATCCTGGTCGGCGTCACGAAGGGCTCGACCGACACCAAGGATCTCGGCAAAGGCGTGCACCTTGCGCAGTACCTGACGCCGAGCGTGCTCAGCTACGCCGTGATGAGCGCCTGCTTCATGTCGGTGGCGATGACCCTGGTCCGCCAGCGCGAGGCCGGGGTGTTGAAGCGACTGAGGGGTACGCCGGCGCCCTCGTGGGCGGTCATCGGAGGGGTCATCGGAAACGCGGTGATCGTCGCGACGGCGTTGTCCGCGATCAGCATCGTGTTCGCGGTCGTCGCCTATGGCGTGTCGTTCCCGGCCAAGGACATCCTGCCGACCGTCGTGACGATCGCGTTGGCCGCCGTCGCGTTCTGCGCGCTCGGCGTTGCGATCTCCTCGGTGATCCCGAACGTCGACTCCGGCCCGGCAATCGTCAACGTCCCGTACTTCCTGCTGGTGTTCATCTCCGGCACGTACTTCCCGATCAGCGGGACGATGGCGCACATCGCCGCCTGGCTCCCGCTGCGGCCGTTCATCGTCGCGCTGTACTACCACGGCGCCTTCTCGCCGCTGAACTCCGGCAGCGCGTGGGCCTGGCACCAGTTGGGCAGCCTCGCGCTGTGGGGCATCGGGTCGACGATCTTCGCGGTACGCCACTTCCAGTGGACGCCGCGGAAGGGATGA